The following coding sequences lie in one Chelatococcus sp. YT9 genomic window:
- a CDS encoding Shedu anti-phage system protein SduA domain-containing protein, whose product MARATVRTLLKTQREASIRLHEEIELASLDTLISPMEAKLTSKATESQWQKLFEANPFILDLAFNVAVLLLQGQAHVGGKKVNGAGETITDFLLANALTDNIAVLEIKTARTKLRERRSTTASSAGLPRAYGATSSMCSPALEDRPHRC is encoded by the coding sequence ATGGCGAGGGCGACGGTACGCACGTTGCTGAAGACCCAGCGCGAGGCGAGCATCCGGCTTCACGAGGAGATCGAACTCGCATCGCTCGATACGCTTATCTCGCCGATGGAGGCGAAGCTCACGTCGAAGGCGACGGAGTCGCAGTGGCAGAAGCTGTTCGAGGCCAATCCGTTCATTCTCGATCTGGCGTTCAACGTGGCGGTGCTGCTGCTGCAGGGCCAGGCCCATGTCGGCGGGAAGAAGGTGAACGGCGCCGGGGAGACCATCACCGATTTCCTCTTGGCCAACGCGCTGACCGACAATATTGCGGTGCTTGAAATAAAGACCGCTCGTACGAAGCTGCGAGAAAGACGCTCTACAACCGCTTCCAGCGCTGGGCTGCCAAGGGCGTATGGAGCAACATCTTCCATGTGCTCGCCAGCGCTGGAAGACCGCCCGCACAGATGCTGA